gaagagagggagggagaaattaattattcctagtagtgcttgggatgccatttggagtgctggagatcaaatctgggactacagtgtgcaaggcaagcacccttcctgctgtactagcaCTCCGCCCTGAttcatagtattctttttttttgttttgtttttgggccacacctggcggtgctcaggggttactcctggctgtctgctcagaaatagctcctggcaggcacgggggaccatatgggacaccgggattcgaaccaaacacctttggtcctggatcggctgcttgcaaggcaaacgccgctgtgctatctctccgggcccctgattcATAGTATTCTTCCTAGCTTTTTCTCATACTTCCATTTGGAATATTTTTCTggtggtgccaggatttgaatccagggcttcacaaatgcaagacaagtgttcttcCTACCCACTTTGGGATTCTTTGGGAATGACCGAgagcaggaggcctggattttaggcttttttgtttgcctttgggccacacccaaagatgatgagggctcattcctggtgggtccTAGGGGATGACATGGGCTCCTGAGAAACAAACCTTGGTCCCCCTTATTGAAGGCAAAGACCTTCTTCTCTGTACTACTGCTGTGGCCCTACCCacatttttggtatttgggccacaccagcggtacttaggggttacttctgactctgtgctcagaaatcactcctgacagtctcggggtaccatatgggatgtcagggatcaaacctgggtccattccaggtcgactgcatcaaggcaaatgccctaccgctgtgctatctctctggctcctgtggcCCTTTTTTAATATGTTCATGGTGTTAAGTTCCTCAGTGCACTGTCCAGTATGTTTTTCTTGGTCATTCTGGGAAAACTgtcatctttttattgtttttatttgtttgtctgtttttttgggtcacacccaatgatgctcaggggttactcctggctctgcgctcagaaatcactcctggctaatttttattgtttttattttatttttttggttttggaccacacccggtggtgctcaggggttactcttgtctctgcactcaggggtcattcctggtagtgctcagagaatcgtatgggatgtgggggatcaaacctgggtcaacaacatgtgcaaggcagatgttctCCCCATTGTGTTCTCATTCCAGCTCCTGGAATTTTGCCTTCTGGTTTGGTTGTCATGCCATGCACTGATGACTCAGAAATCTGGTGCTTTATTTCTAGAATGTGGGGACATTAGCTCCTGGGGTCCGGGACCGGTCTGGATCCTTGTTGGGCTAGTGGAAAGCCAGAGCAGTGTACACACTGGGCTCCTCTGGGGGCTCCCCTGACAGGGAGGAACGGGACGCTGTGTTCTCCTGTGCAGTATCCAGGTGGTTCAGCTGCGCATAGGTCACTTCCAGGAGGGCATCAGGTTCTGATGCCTGCAGGGGAATCGGGAGTCAGGGGTATAGAGGGCATGTGGAGAAGTTGAGGACCTGAAGAAGAGGGACCCACCTGCCCGCCTTCCTGTGTGTCCTCTTCTGTCTGTCGGTCCTGTGCATTCAGCTGAGCTCCAGAAAGTGGGGAACAGGAGGCCACTCCCTGCCTGAGTCCTGTGTGCTTCACCTGGGCATAGGTTGCTCCATGGGGGTCTTCATCCTGCATGCTCTGTGGGGGACAGGGGTATCTGTGACCTCACTGTCTCTCCTCGGCTGAAACAGCTGCTCCAGGCTCCCTCTGAGCCGTGAACATCTGGATGCTCTGAGCCTCACATCTGTCCTTCCCTCAGCTGCTGCTTCCCGGATCAGCCTGTCCTCCAGCCCTCCTTCCCTCCcgcttcactccctccctccctctccccttcatTCGCTCCAGGGCTCAGTGCTGGGCTGCAGCGGGGTTGAGGAGGGGTGTCGTGCATGTGTGTTattgagtgtgagtgtgtgagtgagaaTGTATGTGAGAGTAAGTGTAAAGATAATCTCTCTGTGCACCAGGGCTccaggagttggggggggggggaaatccacTGAGTCACCAGCTGACACAGAGCTGACACAGAGCTGCACCCCAGGAGGCAGGAGGGGGATCAGGGTGCATCTCTTGGTCCAAAGCCTGAGCTCAGTGGGGTTCTCTGGCAGCCAGAGCTGTGGGAGGGAAGTGACCCCAGTCAGAACTGGGGCAGTGCAGGCTCACCTGGGGGTTCAGCTGCACCCCTTCCTCAGATTGTGTGTGGGTGACGGCGTCTGTGGGGAGAGGAGTGGGAATGTGTCCTGGTAGGTCCCCTGAGATGTATTGGGCTGCAGCCCCACCCTGCCCCAGGTCCCAGGATCCCTGTACCCTTAGCCATCTATCCTCTCCGTAGCTGTCATCTGAGCTGTCTTTCTGGATGTGAGCACTGGGGTGGGAGCTGGGGGGCAAAGGGTagtgtcagggccagagaggggGTGCAGGCAGGTGGGGGTGAAGGCTGAGTGGAGAGTTACCGGGAGTTCAGgcctgtgtcttggggtgctgggTGTGCGGCTTCTGTGAACAGTGGAAAGGAGGCTCTGCTGGGGACTGGGGCTTGGGTGGGACTCTCGGTGGCCTCCCCCATCACTCACTTGATTTGTGGTGTCCAGTCTGGCGGCAGcggtgaagaagaagaagaaggaagaagagaaggaagagccCAAGCAGGGCGCCAGCCGTGGACAGACCGATGAGCAGTGGATCTGGGTTATTTCGGTCCAGAGTCACCCATGAATACAGGAGACAGGCAGAGGTGTCACTGGGCATCCTTGCCTACCCCTACCCTGCCCTGTCCTCATCTCCTTACAGGTCCCTGGGCTTAGCACCTCCCTGTTACTCCCCTCATCCTTCCTGTCTCCCTCCTCAGCACCTGCCTGATCCCCAGTCTTATCTCTTTCCTGGACGTGCCCCAGAAACTCACCCATAACAGTTGTGGACATTGTCCTGCTATTGCCAGAGGGTCCTggaagagaatgagagaagagTGGGCTGAGCCTGAGACGCCCCATCTCCTTTACGGTACCAATCCTGGGACTCTGCCCACTCAGCACTTTGGGGCACCAAGAGAGCAGCAGGGATGACGAAAATCTGAGGGGGCACCTCCACTGACCATTCTAGATCCCTTTCCCCATCACACCAGAGACTCAGGGGACATGGCCCTGAGTTGACCATGATGGAGGGGACAGATTTGGTCACACCTGAAATCCGGAGCTGCAAGGGGTCACTGGGGTGCGACAGCCTGTAGGGGCTGTAGTAGCTTTGGGAGCTGTAGCACCTGTAGGTGCCATTGTGGGCTGAGGTCACAGGGTGGAAGAAGAACTGGGCCTGTGTTGTCGCCTCTGTCTCATCCACTTTGATGCGCAGTGGGGGTTCAGCCGCCCCATCCTTAGCCAGCAGGAAAGTGTCCATCCAGCCACTGGACTGACACAGCAGGGTCACATTGTCTCCTGGGGATACCGAGGGGTCCGGCTGAACTGAGAGGGCCGGAGTGTAGGAGAGCTGTCCTAGGAGAAAAGGGGTGAGGTGTCCCTGGTCAGACGGATGTCCCAGGGCTTCTCTCTAGGCCCCTCATTCTGGGTCTTCATCCCTCCTTACGCGGGTCCCAACAGCCTTAACCTACCATCACCCCAACAGGGTTTGATCAGAGCAGGGGTTTCTACAGAGCCATGATCCTTACCTGCCACTAGGATGTCCACGGGGTCACTGGGCTCTGACCAGGAGGTGAAATTGTGTCTCCCAATGCAGCGATATTGGCCCCCATCGGAGTCGCTGACAGGGCCCAGGGTGAAGTTGGCTTGAGAGAATCCAGCCTGGGAATGGTGGTCAGAGTGCTGTTCAACAGCCTGACTCTCCTCCTTGTACAGAGCAAAGATGTGATAGGCGCTCTTACAGCGACACTGCAGCATCAGGGTCTTTCCTGGGGTCACAATCTGGCCCTCTGGGCTCAGCAGGGAGGGTTTTCTAGATGCACCTACAGGGACAGGGGACAGTAGGGCTATGCCTCCACTCTCTGTCCTGTCTGGTGacattgtcccccaagccccTGTGTCTGTGCCCCGTATCCCCATGCTCCCTCACCCACCCTGCTCTCATGGGCACAGACCTTAAGAATCTGATAAAGCTGAAAACCTGGATGGACCAAGATGAGCCTCACCTGAGACCAGGAGCTGCAGCGGGTCGCTGGGGTGAGACCACacctggggtgtgtgtgagaaaaAGCCATAACACTGGAAAGAGCACCTGCGGTCAGGGGTCACGGGGCCTACTTGGAATAAGGCCTGGCGCCCCCCACTGGAGAGTCGTTGTGAGCCAAGTTTCCAGCGGGTCTCAGGGACTCCCTCCTGAGTCAGGACGAATGTGTCAAATTCCAGCCGTGAATCACACTGGAGGGTCATGTTCTCGCCTGAGGACACAACAGGGCTCAGAAAGGCTGAGAGGGATGGTTTGCTGTCAAGGCCTAAGAGGGAAAAGGGGTCACACGGTCACCCTCACACCTTGATGGCAGAAGTCTCCCTCTGCTGCCAGATGAGGGCAGCACCTGGCCCAGGAGAGTCTCACCTGTGACCACCAGCTCCAGGGGCTCACTGCGGTTTGAATAGCCATCAGGGCTGAGATAGTAACATTGGTAAGTCCCTGCATGTACTTCTGTGATGTAGGGAACAAAGACGTTGGCCTTGTTCCCTGGATTCAGTGATAATTGCATATCCCAGGGTGATGAGCTTCCTGTTTTATCCAGATGGAACTTCTGGGCCCTCGTATTACCCCAACACCAGAATGTCACAGGGCTTCCCCAGGGGATGACAGAGCCTGGCTCAGCCTGGAGGGTGGGTTTGGGGAGACTCCCTGGAAAGAAGCAGAGGCTGGTCACAGACATGCTCCAATCTCAGCTGTCAGGCTAGGACCCTGGCACCCCAAAACTGCGATTTTCTGTCTCAGTTGTGGGCCCTGAAGTTACACTCACCTGCCTGCACCGGTGTCCTGGTGCCAACACTCAGCCCTGGAAGGAGAGACCCTATGAGAGTCCATCCTGAGTCCTGAGGGAGTCTCCTCCCATGGCCCCCTATGTCCAGGTCCCCCCTGAAGCTCACCCAGACATAGCAGGGTCATGAGGGTTGTCATGGTGTCTTCTCCTGTCTCAGCTGTGCACCTGGTGTGACTCAGTGCCACAGCCCACAGGACAGAAAAGGGGTGTGTCTCTTGGCTGGTCCTATTGGTCACAGGGTGTCACATCAGAGCCCCAGGAAGGGGAACTGCCTCCCCAGAATCAGGGAACAGCTAAGACGTGACCTCCCCGAGTCACTCCTTCCAGGGGAGACACGGACCTGTTTTTCCCCTCACCCACAGTATCCCCCTCCTGGACACTAGCTCTCCTGGGTACTCATCCTGAATGGGATCTCTGAGAGCAGCATGTGCTGTTGAGAAACATGGGAACCCCTATCTGAGCCTAAGGGTTGGGCAGAAATCCAGGGGACACCTCTTTACCCCAACTTCCTTTTCCCATACCTCCCTGAATTTCAAACAAACAGGACTGCATCCTCACTCTTGACTTGGGTCCTTCTCCGTGTGGGGACCTGAAGCAGGCAAGGACTGACTGGCAAGTCCCCGTGGCCCCACTTCAGGAATGAACAGCTGTGACCCTCTCTGAGCCTCATTTTTCCCCAAGGGTTCTGTTATCTTGACCCCCCCCCCTCTTTGCTTCGGCGTGACTGTGCAGAAGTGAATGGTTTGTGAGCAGGAGCAGGAGTCAGTGGGGGAcagaaaggaaacaaagtctGACTCACCCGCAGTGACCGTCCCCCTGACATTGAGCAACACTACTTACAGTGGGACCAACATGAATCTTGCACTCCCTTGAAATGCAGGACCCTAAATTCAGACTTAGGGGCTCAGTTGGGTTATAAAACTCGGCTAATGGTTGCAGTTTGGAACCTCCACACTGGCCTCTAATATGGGAAACACCATGGGGACAAGAATGGAACCAGCACCTTGTCCCTGTGTGTCTAGTAGATCCAAGACTCTCCTTCTGAGGTGATCCCAGGCTTGCCAACCTCACGGGTCCGAGGGTCTCCATCAGCCCCTTGAACATGAGGGGAGTCTGCCCTGTCAGACACTGATGTGGACTTTGGGTATGGGGGTCTGAGCCTTCTAGTAGCCTTGACAGTGTGCAAACAGAGGATTCTAGCAGGACAGTCACAAGGGAGGGTTCGGTCCTGACATAGGTCCCCCAAATCTTGCCTGTCTTTTCCCCATTGCAGGTAGGGATTTGGCAGGAGAGTGAGGAATATTGAACTTCAGAACCAAATCATTGGAGGCTAAAGACAGAACACAGGTtgaattaggaaaaaataatggggccagagagaaagcaggaccagagagatagaacagcggtagggcatctgccctgcatgcagccaatccaggatgaactgtggtttgaatcctggtatcccatatgatcccttgtgccACCTgccaggccagagagacagcacagttgTAAGGTGttcggtttgccttgcatgcagaaggatggtggttcaaattccagcatcccatgtggtcccctgagcaatttctgagcatagagccagaagtagcccctgagcgctgccgggtgtgatctccctcccaaaaaaatcctgccaggagtgatttctgagcacagagcttagagtaacccctgagttctgccgggtgtgatccaaaaccaaaaccaaaacaaaggaagaaatcattgtttttggtgtgttttcacttatgcatgtgtgtttgtgtgtttacaTTGCTCAGCTTGCAGTTGTCAGGGCTGACTGCTAGCTGTGTGATCACTCCTGCAGGTTTGGGGTCCCCAATGTCAAACTGGGGTGAacatgggtttctttttttttttttttttttttttttgttttttttgggccacacccagtaacgctcaggggttactcctagctatgcgctcagaagttgctcctggcttgggggaccatatgggacgccgggggatcgaaccgtggtccgtccgaggctagcgcaggcaaggcaggcaccttacctcttgcgccaccgcccggccccgaacatGGGTTTCTTGAATAAATGGCGAGAGCCCCTAAAATTTTGCCCTCTGGTCAGTTGTAATATATGGAggctttttaatatttctttataatatccttatctctgcctgttgCCCCACCTACGGCCTTCCAGTTGAGGGCACTTTTGAGAGCTTAATAAATAGTTGTCCAgggaggtgttcagggtctttagGGTAGCTGGCTGGCAGGCACTGGGCTTTTGGAGCTGACAGAGGACTCTGTCCGACCTTCTCGCCTTTGCCCCCTCCTGTTTTTGTCTTACTTGCTTTGGATAAATATTGCCAGGATCGTTTCCCCACCCTAGGGTATCGGGAAATGGGAATCAACTTCTCATcttgggagctctttgaggatccatcaAACCAATCTAGGAGTAAACGTGACTcaacagtatttatttttctggatcCCACTTAAGCCtcattcctcccccacccctgcagcCTGTGTCTGGCCCCCCTCAGCAGGACCTCTAAATGTAAGAGCATGGGGAAGGTGTTGACTCAGGATTGGCTTCTGTCCTGCTTTGAGACCGTTAGATAGGTAGGgaaaagacacccccccccagtCATGGACGTTGTGACCCGTAGTAAAACCTAGAGACTGGATGTGAAGAGAGACTTTGTCACTGATGAGGCTgacgtgcccccccccccttgggaGATGCTCCAGGAGCAAAGGCCAGGAAAGGGGCCTCACAACCACCAACCCCCCTAAGAGCAGGAATCTGATGGGGAGATGCACTATGTAGAGCGGGGATGGGGGAGCAATGCTGTCCAGTCAACTTGGAAAAACTAGGTGGCACATACGTGTGTTTCATCCCCAAACACGGTGTCTGCACACACATGTGGCTGCATATTCCCTCCCAAGACAGAACTTTCCTGCTTTACTTTAGATGTGAACTggggctctctctgcctttggagagaGTGTAGCACTTTGGAATGTGTAGCACGGTCCTCTGTCTCTTCTTCCTCCACAGAATAAAACCTCTATTTccttctctgcttctctctcctgaaattcttttctgtgttgAAGGACTGAGAAGGATTGGTTGGGTCTTGAATGGACTCTCCATTCAAGTCAGAGAGTCCTAGATCTTCATAGCCACTTCCTGGAGGTTCAGACTGAGAGGAAGAAATCATTATATTCCCTTATCGAGGCTGTTTCCCACTTCACAAAAATTTCCTGGGGACCCTCACTGACATTATGAACTGGAGATTCCATGGACTTCCATGAAAATCTTCacgaggaaggaagaaatggtgaAAGTCAAAGAGGTCATCACACCCTGTGAACGTGGAATGTGTTGGGGGAACTGTGACAGCCTCTTTCAATTGCAGGAGTGCCAGTGTGTCCTTCCATATTCTGCTCTAGGCAGGATTCTGGGGTTCCGTGACTGGGCACTCATAAAGTCCCCAAGATCACGGAGGTCATGTCAGCTGTTCCTCCATGCTTGGCAGGACATATGGTCTGTGGTGTTGTCATCTTAGATGCTCAGTCACAGAGCTGAGCCACCACAACTACCTCAGCCACCAGCCACACGTGATCCCCACAGGAGGCAGCCCCATCTGTTGTCTGGTGTCCCCAAACACTGTGAAGGAAAAATCCCAGTGATAAGACCCACTATTGATGGGAGCCACAGCAAAAAATCTGAGATTATGGCCTGAATCAAGCCCAGGCCAGAACTCTTGCTGAGCACCTGAGCTCAGTTTGACAGAGATCACCAGAGGCAACTGAGACTTCCTGGGCCCACATACCTGACCGGGTCCCAGGACAAAGAATCAACCTGGGAAACAGACCCGCAAGAGACTGAGAGAGGCAGAATTTGTCATCTCTCGATCCAGAATTAAAATCAGGTGCTTGAGCAATAGCAAGCCTTGCATGTTCCTGATCGCAGACTGatcatgtttgatccccagaatcccatatagtcagtcccaggagcctgcgaggagtaattcctgatcacagagccaggagtaaaccttgaatgccatcaggagtggccccaaaataaaacaaattaatcaaaATCAGTCCTAAACCTGACCCAGGATTCCTGGTCTGTCGCCTTCCttacaaaaaagaatttcaggagatgaTCAACAAAGGAAAAATGGGTTTTATTCTGAGGTGCTGAGGAAGAGGATGGAAAAGAGAGAAGCACACTGCAGGGAGATCAAAGTCTAGTTCGAAGGTAGAGAGAGCCCTGCTATAACCCTTGGGTCACAGGGCGTCCCCTCAGAGGACTCAGGAATGGAGACTTCTCCCCAGTACCAGGCTCTGGTTCAGGGGTTCACTGAGATCCTGCATTTTGTGACACCCCTTTCAttagaatccaggtctgtcttTCCCTCATTCTATGGTGACCCCCTTGGACACTCAGTTCTCCTGTCCTCAAGCTGTATGGGTTTAGAGACATGTGGGTTGGTGCAACAGAAGAGCAGATGCTGCAGCAGAGATACATTTTTCCCTTGCGTGAGCCCAGAGATGGTAGGAAATGAGAGAACCCCTCTTTTGGAGACTCCACTTCCTATTTATCCCGTTTGCCCCCTCCATCTGAAGTGCCTGATAACCAGACAGTcatttttctgttctgtttttgggccatacccatagcgctcaggggttactcatgattctgccttagaaattgctcctggaagactggggggaccatatgggatatcggggactgaacctgggtcctttCTGGATCTGCCAAAtgcctaacactgtgctatcactctaggtCCAACAAACAGTCTTGCCATTGGGTTCTGCTCTGTATGGGGAACTCAAGGGGCAGAGATTGTGACTGGTGGGTCCCTCTGTCCTCAAACATGCCCAATTCCTGATTATGAGGTCAactttctcctctgctttctcAGGGCGCAGCCCTTGGCATCCAGAAATGGTGACAAAACATCTCCTTTTAGGGTGAGGTACTTCTCTAAAGAGAGTATTGGGTTGTCTAAGCCCACACTCAGCTGGCCATAGTGACCACACTGGGACAGACTCTGACAACATATTGGGACAGTGGAGGCAGAAACAAAACTTTCCAGAGTAGGGAGGAATTTTGCAACCGCACCTCAGAGCAGAGAGACTTGGGGAACAACATCTGAGGCCAGGCCAAGGATAGTCAATGGAAAGGTGGTCACTAGGCCACCAGAACAGAGGTTGACTGCAAGCATTGGGGAGATCCAGAGAGATCTCAGCCCCTGACCCTGCCCAGGGCAGGCTACTGAGACTGAGCAAAAAATCCCGATcacctttcattctctctctttccctcttttatccttttttatattACTGTCATACCTGTCTGTGCACAGGGTCTACTCCTCCGAATAGACCGAAAGTCTACTTTTCAGTAGACTGAAAGTAGTGCGAGACTGAGGGGATCAGTTTGGACCCACACTATCTCAACATGACCTGAGCATGAGGATTGTGTAGCCCATCCCTGTGAAGACTCATCCGTAGGAATGGCAGCATCTGTCCATGGTCAGGGGAGCCTGAGGAAGGTCAgtgggtagtgtgtgtgtgtgtgtgtgtgtgtgtgtgtgtgtgtgtgtgtgtgtgtgactcatgGGAGAGGCTGTGATGGAGGAAGTGGAATCTGGCCATTGTAGAATAAAACTTGCAACTACAAGGAAACAAAACTTGCTACTACACGTACACATACTTAACATTGAACAATGCCAAATCAAATTCTGTCGATAGAAATAAACCATAAGATGTTATGTGTTAGGGGTTGCAGAGAAAGGACAATGGGTCGGATCCTTGTcttacatgtagttgacccaggtttatgCACCAGCATCACAGATGGTGTCCTGAACACCCGTCCCAGTGAGATtcttgagtggagagccaggagaaacacatgagaaaaaaataccatgACCCAAATGTCACCAGAAAGATCTGTTAGTGAGCCA
This window of the Suncus etruscus isolate mSunEtr1 chromosome 14, mSunEtr1.pri.cur, whole genome shotgun sequence genome carries:
- the LOC126027532 gene encoding leukocyte immunoglobulin-like receptor subfamily A member 6, which produces MTTLMTLLCLGLSVGTRTPVQAGSLPKPTLQAEPGSVIPWGSPVTFWCWGNTRAQKFHLDKTGSSSPWDMQLSLNPGNKANVFVPYITEVHAGTYQCYYLSPDGYSNRSEPLELVVTGLDSKPSLSAFLSPVVSSGENMTLQCDSRLEFDTFVLTQEGVPETRWKLGSQRLSSGGRQALFQVGPVTPDRRCSFQCYGFFSHTPQVWSHPSDPLQLLVSGASRKPSLLSPEGQIVTPGKTLMLQCRCKSAYHIFALYKEESQAVEQHSDHHSQAGFSQANFTLGPVSDSDGGQYRCIGRHNFTSWSEPSDPVDILVAGQLSYTPALSVQPDPSVSPGDNVTLLCQSSGWMDTFLLAKDGAAEPPLRIKVDETEATTQAQFFFHPVTSAHNGTYRCYSSQSYYSPYRLSHPSDPLQLRISGPSGNSRTMSTTVMEAAHPAPQDTGLNSRSHPSAHIQKDSSDDSYGEDRWLRVQGSWDLGQDAVTHTQSEEGVQLNPQSMQDEDPHGATYAQVKHTGLRQGVASCSPLSGAQLNAQDRQTEEDTQEGGQASEPDALLEVTYAQLNHLDTAQENTASRSSLSGEPPEEPSVYTALAFH